From the genome of Deltaproteobacteria bacterium:
ACGGAGAACCGCTATTCGCTCGTTTCGCTATCCTCCGATGGTTCGGCAGGCCTCAGGCATCTTCCTTCCTCGCGGGAGCGGCTCATTGGCGAACTGGGCAGCAGCGTGCTGACTGCTTTCCAGTTCGCCGTTCATGGGGCATTGATGGAATTCATTGCCGACCGGAAGGAAAAACTGCCGCTGCTGGTTGATTGCGGCACCGGGACCCTCGATGACCGCTGGCTGGCGGGTCTGTTCCGGGTACTCAAGGCCGTAGGTGGCCGCTCGCAGGTCATCCTCACCACGTCCCGTGCGCAGGTTGCCAGCATGGCGGATCTGGCCATAAAACTGCCGGCATAGAACGTCCCAGGGCGTGTGGATAGATCATGCCGGTAGACCCCGACTTCGACCGCCGGTTCCGGTCCGGGATCCCGGTGACCGCATTTCTGGCCGGTGTTGATGAGGCCGGGCGTGGCCCGCTTGCAGGCCCGGTTGTGGCAGCGGCGGTGATTCTCGATCCGGATGCTTCCCCGATTGCCGGTGTTGATGACTCCAAGGCACTCAGGCACGAGGTACGGCTGGAACTGGCGGCGGTTATCCGTGAGCGGGCACTTTCCTTTGCGGTCTGCGAGGCGAGCGTCGAGGAGATCGACCGGCACAACATTCTCCGGGCATCACTGCTGGCCATGCGGCGGGCCATCGAAGCGCTGGACCGGCCGGTGGGACTGGCGCTTATTGACGGAAACCGGCTCACCGACGCACTGGTGCGCCAGCAGTATGTGATAAAGGGCGATTCCAGGAGTCCGTCTATTGCGTCGGCCAGTATCCTGGCCAAGGTTCACCGGGATCTTCTCATGTCGGATCTGGCTGAACGTTATCCGGAATACGGATTCGACCGGCACAAGGGCTATCCGACTGCTTCTCACCGGGAAGCGATCCGGAAAAATGGCCCTTGTCCCATTCACCGGCGCACGTTCCGGGGGGTCAAGGAGTTCCTGCCATGAGCCCGAAACCTTCTTCGTCAGCAGGGAAACCCGCGCCCGGTTCCGGACCCCGTAAAAACCTCGGTGCACGGGGTGAAGACGCAGCCGCCATCTGGCTTGCGCGCAAGGGCTGGCAGATCGTTGAGCGGAACTGGAACTGCGCCCTTGGCGAACTGGACATCATCGCCCGCGACGGTGAAACGTATGTTTTCGTGGAGGTCCGCACGAAATCAGGCCGTGAATTCGGAAGCGGAATCGAATCGGTCACGCCGGGCAAGGTGAAAAAGCTGATTCGTCTGGCCGAGGCCTATGTCCAGTCGGGCGGCATCAGGGATGTGCCGCTGCGGATCGATGTGATTGGCGTGGATGAGGCTCCCGACGGGACCTATGCGTTCGAGCATGTGCCGAACGTAACAGGATATTAGCGAGGACTATCCGGTGACCACGTTTACGGGGGTTCCGGCAAGGCAGGCGTGGATGTTGGAAACAGTGGTTTCAAGGATGCGGTGAAGGGCCTCTTCGCTGTTGAAGGCGTTGTGTGGGGTAATGATGACGTTGGGCAGCTTGAGCAGGGCGTGGTTCTGAACGAGAAGTTCCAGTTTTTCCCGGTCGTAACTGTCGGCCAGCACTTCGCGCTCCTCGAAAATCGATTTTTCTTCTTCAAGAACATCCAGTCCGGCGCCGCCCAGATGGCCGGACCTGAGGGCGCCCAGCAGTGCGCGAGTATCTACGAGCCCGCCTCTGGCGGTGTTGATGAGAAGCGTACCCTTCTGCATCCGGGCGAGTGACTTTTCATTGATCAGGTGGTGGCTTTCGGGAGTATAGGGACAGTGCAGACTCACCACATGGGAGCGAGTGAGGAGGTCGTCCAGCGGAACGTAGCCGAAGTCCATCGCCGCGGACAGCCGCTCGTCAGGGTGTCCGTCATGGGCGATCACATTCATGCCGAAGGCTTTCCCGATCCGGATCACATGGCTGCCGATCCGTCCGGTTCCAATGACTCCAAGGGTTTTCCCGCGCAGGTCGAAACCACACAGCCCTTCCCGTGAAAACTCTCCCAGCCTGACACGCTGGAAAGTGACGGCGATCCGCCGGGAGAGGGCGAGGATCAGGCCGAAGGTGTGCTCCGCCACCGTGTTGGAACCGTATGACGGGACATTGGCCACGACGACGTTCCGGCTCCTGCACGCGTTGAGGTCAATATGGTCGTAGCCGGTAGATCGTGTGGCGATGAGCTTGACGTCAGGTAATGCCCCAAGGACTCCGGCATTAACCTGCGAGACAATGAACACGGAGACCACAGCCGCACCAGCGGCGAGGGCAGCCGTTTCCCGGGTGAGCAGCTTGTCCGTATAGAGCGCCTGTTCGCCCTTCATGAGTGCCTCAAGGGTGGGGCGTTCAGTCGGGGTAACTTCGTAAAAGACAGTTCTGGACATTTCCCTATCCCGCAAGGCCAAGTGATTTCTCGGCATCAAGAACGGACTGGATTCCCTTCATGATGGAATCAGGATTGAGGGAAATGGAATCAATGCCCCTTTCCACCAGGAACCGGCAGATTTCGGGATAGTCGCTGGGGGCCTGACCGCAAATGCCGATGGGACGGCCGGCCTTGTGTGCGCCATCAATGGCAGCAGCCAGCATGCGTTTGACCGGCTCCAGCCGTTCGTCGAACAGCCCGCTCACGATAGCCGAGTCACGGTCCACACCCAAGGTCAGTTGCGTCAGGTCATTCGACCCGATTGAAAACCCATCGAATATCTTTCCGAACAGGTCGGCAGCGATGACGTTCGAGGGGATCTCGCACATGACATAGATTCCGAGACCATTTTCTCCCTGCTTCAGGCCGTGCGTGGCCATTTCGGCAATCACCCGCTCGCCTTCTCCCGGAGTGCGGCAGAAAGGCACCATGATCTTGAGGTTCGTAAGGCCCATCTCGTCGCGGACGCGTTTCAGGGCGAGGCATTCCAGGCGGAATCCTTCCCGGTAGCGTTCGTGGTAATAGCGGGACGCCCCCCGGAAGCCGATCATCGGGTTTTCTTCCTCCGGCTCGAAATCACGTCCACCGAGGAGATTCGCATATTCGTTGGTCTTGAAGTCCGAAAGCCGGACAATCACCGGGCGCGGGTAGAATGCACCCGCGATCATGCCGACACCCTCGGAGAGGCGGTCCACGAAGAACCGGGTCCGGTCGTTCTCGTAGCCCCGGGTGAGCCTCGCGATGGCGTTGCGGGCTTCCGTGTCTTTCAGCCGGTCGTAGTGAACCAGTGCCATGGGGTGCACCTTGACGTATTCATTGATGATGAACTCCTCGCGGGCGAGCCCCACGCCACTGACTGGCAGCATGGCGGTCTTCAGGGCCTGATCCGGATTGCCGAGGATGCAGTAGACTTTCGTCCGGGGCGCCTTCAGATGGGAGAGGTCCAGTGTCGTGCGGCGGAACTTCAGGATGCCGTCGTATATCCGGCCTTCCTCGCCCTCGGAGCAACTCACCGTGACGGACGTACCGGTTCCCAGCAGCGTGGTACCTTCTCCGGTTCCGACCACGCAGGGAACACCGAGTTCGCGGCTCACAATGGCGGCATGACAGGTCCGGCCACCCCGGTTGGTGACAATGGCGGCTGCCTTCTTCATGACCGGTTCCCAGTCGGGATCGGTCATGTCGGCGACCAGCACTTCTCCCGGCCTGAAGCTGCCCAGTTCATTCACTGACTGGATGACCCGGACCGGACCAGCGCCGATCATCGACCCCACAGCGCGGCCGATAGCCAGAACCTTCGAGCGTTCCTCCAGTTCGTAGGTGACCATTTCTGCCACCCGCCGGTTGGCCTGGACAGTTTCGGGCCGGGCCTGAAGGATATAGAGTTCCCCCGTGCGCCCATCGCGGCCCCACTCGATGTCCATTGGTGTGTCGCGCCCGTGTTTCCGGGTATAGTGATCCTCGATGATGCAGGCCCACCGGGAAAGCTGGATAACATCGGCATCGCTTAGGGAGAGACGCTCCCGGTCGGCCTTCGACACCTCGACATCACGCGTTCGCCGTGTGCCCTGTCCCGCGTAAACCAGCTTGAACTGCTTTGCGCCAGCCGTACGCCGGAGAATCGGCTGTTTCCCCATCCTGAGCGTCGGCTTGAGCACGACAAACTCGTCGGGATCGACCTTGCCGGAGACCACATTTTCGCCAAGTCCCCATGCGCTCGTAACAAACACCACATCACGGAAGCCGGACTCCGTGTCCAGCGTGAAGATCACTCCGGCACTTCCAAGATCGGAACGGACCATCTGCTGCACGACAATTGACAGCCGCACCTGCGAGTGCCTGAAACCCTTGTTCACGCGGTAACTGATGGCCCGGTCCGTATACAGCGACGCAAAACAGTTCTGGCAGGCCACAAGGAGATCGGCCTCGCCACGCACGTTCAGGAACGTTTCCTGCTGGCCGGCGAATGAGGCATCAGGCAGGTCTTCCGCCGTGGCGGAAGAACGGACGGCGACATCAATATCATCCACGCCTGTACGCTTGGAAAGCTGCCGGTAAGCCTCGACGATATCCGTGCGGACAGCATCCGGAAGGGGTGTCTCACGGATAAGCGTGCGGATTTTCTGCCCCCGACGTGCGAGGTCTGCGACGTCATGGGTATCCAGCCCCTTCAGTATGCGCTCTATCTCTTGGCCAACGCTGCGGGTTTCGATCAGCGACGTATAGGCGTCGGCCGTTACAGCGAAACCGGGGGGAACCTTAACGCCCTGGGAACTCAACTCCCGGACCATTTCACCCAGCGATGCATTCTTGCCTCCGACCAGGGGAACGTCGGCAATGGAGATGTCTTCGAACCAGCGGATATACTGGGGCATTTGGGTACCTTTCCGGCAATGGGGCGCGCCTTCGAGCGTAATGGTTAACGGGGGAGGACACCATGGCGATGACGTTAATCATAAGGCGTGTATGGGCAGGGTGTTAGACTAGGAACTGAAGGGGGGCTCATGTCCGGCGACAGGCAACCAGCGCACTTTCTTCTGGATATGCTGGCCGACGAGAACGGCGGCGAAGGTTCGGCAACACCGGAGACGGAATCGCCGCGTGGTACCGGTTCTGCCGATCTGGCCGGCACCGATGCCCTGCGGCTCCTCCGGGAGGCGCGGTACTATCTGGACGTTCTGGAAACCGGTTACACGGAAGCAAGAAACGGTGAAGCCAGTGCCGGTCAGACGCTGAGGCGCCGGCGCGTGGAGCTGGGAATTGACCTCCCCGAGCTTGATGTGGTCGGCATGTGGGCGTCGGTGAACGAAAACGGGCAAGTGACGGTGCCGTTTGCGGGATTTCTCGCCGGACGGGCATACGGGTGCCTCGACCGCCTGTTACAGTTCCTTGACAGCAACGGGCAGATGAAGGACGCGGCAGCCTGGCGTAACCGGCTTGCCCGCCACCATGAGGAACTGTTGCGCCATTTTCCCGATATCGGGGACGGCGGGGCCTATCCGATCCTGAAAGATCGTTTCGTAAATGTGAACGTGCTAGAACCGTGGTGTACCGAGGGCGGCGAAGTCCGTCGCTGTCTGGCACTATGCAGGAGAGCTGTTCTGGCCCGGACGTCACGATGATTCGTCTCATTATCAGGTTTTTCCGGTATCTGGCCCGCCGCATCGGGCTGTCTGGTGGAAACCGCCGGGATGGCAATCGGACTCCCGCTCCGGCCGGGAAATGGCCTGCGCCGGCCCCCGGTGAGCGACCCGATACTGCCCGGAAGCTCTCGGGCCGCCTGGGGGATTCCCAGCCCCACAGCCGGAAATTGCGGCAAGCAGCAACAGGTGAAATACGGTCAGCCGGTTCTTCCGATGGAACAGGAGCCGGGCCGTTTGATCTTCTCGTCCGCGATCCCTGGACACTCTTTTTTTATCTGGAACCTGCGGCAGCCTATGCGGCTTTTGGAAATGACGCCTCCAGCGCAACCTGCCGGGTAGAATGGAGCGCCGACGGCGTTCACTGGACGGTAATTTCGGATGAGCCGCTCAGGGTGTCAGACGGACCAGTGTATGTGAAGGCCGGTATGAGTGACTGCTATATCCGGATCCGGATCGGGTTCAATGCTGCGGCCAAGTTCGAATCCCGCATGGAAAGCCGTGTTGCCCGGATGCCCCGCACACGGGCAGGTTCCGGTCCCGTCGTCTGGGGGACAGCAGCAGAATTGCTCGCGGCTCCATCCGTCCGTCCTGATCTGTCGCCTGAGCATGAGGAAGAGCCGGCTGGGACCATGACTGTCAGTTCCGGTGAATTTCAAAGGGGACAACGGCGCAGGGGCGTAGCGGGGGCGCATGCCAGCGGCGGAAGGCTCTGGCCCGGACCTGCCGCAGGATTGTGAACTGCTCCGGACTGTTCATGCCCGTGCTCCATGCACATCTGCCGTACGTGCGGCATCCGGAGCTCCCCGAGTACCGCGAGGAGAGCTGGTTTTTTGAGGCTGTGCTGGAATGCTATCTGCCGCTTCTGGCAGTTCTTGACCGGCTGCACCAGCGCAATGTGCAGGCCCGTCTGACCGTTTCCCTGAGCCCCACTCTCATCCTGATGCTGGCGGATCCGCTGCTCTGCGGGCGTCTTGACCGTTACCTGGGCAAGCTGGAGCGGTTCTCTGGGCACGAAAGCCAGCGGCTGAAGGGCACCGTGTATGAGCCGGTGGTTCACTTCTACCGGGACCGGATCGCCTGGCTTCGTGATGAGTGGGAAAGTCATCACGGAAGAATGCTGCTGGAATCATTTGGTGACCTCGAAGCCGGCGGAATGATCGAACTGATGACTACGGCAGCTACCCATGCCTATCTTC
Proteins encoded in this window:
- a CDS encoding ribonuclease HII → MPVDPDFDRRFRSGIPVTAFLAGVDEAGRGPLAGPVVAAAVILDPDASPIAGVDDSKALRHEVRLELAAVIRERALSFAVCEASVEEIDRHNILRASLLAMRRAIEALDRPVGLALIDGNRLTDALVRQQYVIKGDSRSPSIASASILAKVHRDLLMSDLAERYPEYGFDRHKGYPTASHREAIRKNGPCPIHRRTFRGVKEFLP
- a CDS encoding YraN family protein, translating into MSPKPSSSAGKPAPGSGPRKNLGARGEDAAAIWLARKGWQIVERNWNCALGELDIIARDGETYVFVEVRTKSGREFGSGIESVTPGKVKKLIRLAEAYVQSGGIRDVPLRIDVIGVDEAPDGTYAFEHVPNVTGY
- a CDS encoding hydroxyacid dehydrogenase, whose protein sequence is MSRTVFYEVTPTERPTLEALMKGEQALYTDKLLTRETAALAAGAAVVSVFIVSQVNAGVLGALPDVKLIATRSTGYDHIDLNACRSRNVVVANVPSYGSNTVAEHTFGLILALSRRIAVTFQRVRLGEFSREGLCGFDLRGKTLGVIGTGRIGSHVIRIGKAFGMNVIAHDGHPDERLSAAMDFGYVPLDDLLTRSHVVSLHCPYTPESHHLINEKSLARMQKGTLLINTARGGLVDTRALLGALRSGHLGGAGLDVLEEEKSIFEEREVLADSYDREKLELLVQNHALLKLPNVIITPHNAFNSEEALHRILETTVSNIHACLAGTPVNVVTG
- the ppsA gene encoding phosphoenolpyruvate synthase, which gives rise to MPQYIRWFEDISIADVPLVGGKNASLGEMVRELSSQGVKVPPGFAVTADAYTSLIETRSVGQEIERILKGLDTHDVADLARRGQKIRTLIRETPLPDAVRTDIVEAYRQLSKRTGVDDIDVAVRSSATAEDLPDASFAGQQETFLNVRGEADLLVACQNCFASLYTDRAISYRVNKGFRHSQVRLSIVVQQMVRSDLGSAGVIFTLDTESGFRDVVFVTSAWGLGENVVSGKVDPDEFVVLKPTLRMGKQPILRRTAGAKQFKLVYAGQGTRRTRDVEVSKADRERLSLSDADVIQLSRWACIIEDHYTRKHGRDTPMDIEWGRDGRTGELYILQARPETVQANRRVAEMVTYELEERSKVLAIGRAVGSMIGAGPVRVIQSVNELGSFRPGEVLVADMTDPDWEPVMKKAAAIVTNRGGRTCHAAIVSRELGVPCVVGTGEGTTLLGTGTSVTVSCSEGEEGRIYDGILKFRRTTLDLSHLKAPRTKVYCILGNPDQALKTAMLPVSGVGLAREEFIINEYVKVHPMALVHYDRLKDTEARNAIARLTRGYENDRTRFFVDRLSEGVGMIAGAFYPRPVIVRLSDFKTNEYANLLGGRDFEPEEENPMIGFRGASRYYHERYREGFRLECLALKRVRDEMGLTNLKIMVPFCRTPGEGERVIAEMATHGLKQGENGLGIYVMCEIPSNVIAADLFGKIFDGFSIGSNDLTQLTLGVDRDSAIVSGLFDERLEPVKRMLAAAIDGAHKAGRPIGICGQAPSDYPEICRFLVERGIDSISLNPDSIMKGIQSVLDAEKSLGLAG